Proteins encoded in a region of the Deltaproteobacteria bacterium HGW-Deltaproteobacteria-4 genome:
- the typA gene encoding translational GTPase TypA, with product MSENIRNIAIIAHVDHGKTTLVDAMLRQSGVYRENQVITERVMDSNDLEKERGITILSKNLSIHIDEMKINIVDTPGHADFGGEVERVLKMVDSVLLLVDAFDGPMPQTRFVLKKSLDLGIRPIVVINKIDRPGARPEWSVDQVFDLFCELNADENQLDFPVVFASAKQGYAKRTLEEPAVGMQPLFDMIRERVAPPVADPAAPFQMLVSSIAYNEYIGRVATGKIFAGTVKTGETIALVHRDGTISKGRISKLLGYEGLKQIDIPEAIAGDIVSIAGFDEIGIGETLASAANPVGIPYVCIDEPTLSMNFMVNTSPFAGKEGKLVTSRNIRDRLFRELRTNVSLRVEDTDSTDTFKVSGRGELHLSILIENMRREGFELAVSKPEVIFREIDGVKCEPMEYLVVDVPEEYQGTVIEKLGPRKAEMVSLQPMDGINRLEFIIPARGLIGFRTEFLTDTRGTGVLTHTFHEYAPYKGPIAGRKNGTLVSIEAGVSVAYSLWSLQERGLLFISPGTELYEGMIIGQNAKDSDLVVNACREKKLSNVRSSGADEAIRLIPPRLLTLEQALEFIDDDELVEVTPKNVRLRKKYLTENERKKFSKKS from the coding sequence ATGTCCGAGAATATCCGCAACATTGCAATTATCGCCCACGTTGACCATGGCAAAACGACCCTTGTTGACGCCATGTTACGCCAGTCCGGAGTCTATCGCGAAAACCAGGTCATCACTGAACGGGTCATGGACAGCAACGATCTGGAGAAGGAACGCGGCATCACCATCCTCTCCAAGAATCTTTCCATTCACATCGATGAAATGAAGATCAATATCGTTGACACCCCGGGGCATGCCGACTTTGGCGGCGAAGTCGAACGCGTCCTGAAGATGGTCGACTCGGTTCTGCTGCTGGTCGATGCTTTTGACGGACCGATGCCACAGACCCGTTTCGTCCTGAAAAAATCCCTTGATCTTGGTATCAGACCGATCGTCGTTATCAACAAGATCGATCGTCCCGGCGCCCGTCCCGAATGGTCCGTCGATCAGGTCTTTGACCTTTTCTGCGAACTCAATGCCGATGAAAATCAACTCGACTTTCCTGTCGTCTTTGCCAGCGCCAAGCAGGGTTATGCCAAACGGACCCTCGAAGAACCGGCCGTCGGCATGCAACCCCTCTTTGACATGATCCGCGAGCGCGTCGCACCGCCGGTCGCCGATCCTGCCGCCCCCTTCCAGATGCTGGTCTCGAGCATTGCCTACAACGAATATATCGGCCGCGTTGCCACCGGCAAGATCTTTGCCGGCACAGTGAAGACCGGAGAGACCATCGCTCTTGTCCACCGCGACGGAACCATCAGCAAGGGGCGCATCAGCAAACTGCTCGGCTATGAAGGGCTTAAACAGATCGATATTCCGGAAGCCATTGCCGGGGACATCGTCTCCATCGCCGGTTTTGATGAAATCGGCATCGGCGAGACCCTCGCATCGGCCGCCAATCCGGTCGGCATCCCGTATGTCTGCATCGACGAGCCGACCCTGTCGATGAACTTCATGGTCAACACCTCCCCCTTTGCCGGCAAAGAGGGAAAACTCGTCACCTCCCGCAATATCCGCGACCGCCTGTTCCGCGAACTCCGTACCAACGTCTCCCTGCGGGTCGAAGATACCGACAGCACCGACACCTTCAAAGTCTCCGGACGCGGTGAACTCCACCTCTCGATCCTCATTGAAAATATGCGGCGTGAAGGTTTTGAGCTCGCCGTCTCCAAACCGGAAGTTATCTTCCGTGAGATCGATGGCGTCAAATGCGAACCGATGGAATATCTGGTGGTTGATGTTCCGGAAGAATACCAGGGAACAGTCATCGAAAAGCTTGGACCCCGCAAGGCGGAGATGGTTTCGCTGCAACCGATGGACGGCATCAATCGTCTCGAATTCATCATCCCGGCGCGTGGCCTCATCGGTTTCCGTACGGAGTTCTTGACTGATACCCGCGGCACCGGCGTACTGACCCATACGTTCCACGAATACGCTCCTTACAAAGGACCGATTGCCGGTCGCAAGAACGGTACCCTCGTCTCGATCGAAGCCGGTGTCTCGGTTGCCTACTCCCTCTGGAGCCTACAAGAGCGCGGATTGCTCTTTATTTCCCCCGGCACAGAACTTTACGAAGGGATGATTATCGGGCAGAACGCCAAAGATAGTGATCTGGTTGTCAATGCCTGTCGTGAAAAGAAGCTGTCGAACGTTCGCTCTTCCGGCGCCGACGAAGCTATTCGCCTCATTCCGCCCCGCCTCCTGACTCTCGAACAAGCTCTTGAGTTTATCGATGACGATGAGTTGGTGGAGGTCACTCCGAAGAATGTCCGTCTGCGTAAAAAGTATCTGACTGAGAACGAACGGAAAAAATTTTCCAAAAAATCTTAA
- a CDS encoding ATP-dependent protease: MTIPVDSWRVAIEDLSWQCDPARFDFETTANLPCLEETLGQERALAAIDFGLGMEDSGYNIFILGEPGTGRSSAIRKILGRRAVSQPVPDDWCYVNNFQDNTRPLQINLLAGNGRKIHRDMENLVVRLAEEIPKVFESKEYEKLKNEITGEFQEKNRRLFQEMDESASEQGFILQRSVNGLVLVPVRDGNPLTQQDFENLTAEERSDLDARGTVLQGRLNEVHRQARDLEKELRLAMSTMEKAVLLASVGHLFEELCERYAAYPKVIDYFDNCKKDILERIDEFRPNEEPAIKLPGFKFGSNERPTFERYKINLLLDNHEQQGAPVIYEANPTYFNLFGRIDHLIEMGNAVTNFTMIKAGALHRANGGYLILDCRELLLSPFSYDALKRAIRNREIKIEDVTEQYRFIATVSLKPEAIPLNCKIIIIGTPELYYLLHHYDPDFRKFFKTKAEFDGRMDNSQENARQYASFVAAKCSEETLLPFAADGVARIVEYSVRLIADKKRLSSRFLDIADLIREASFFAGRDTAVSVARKHVDLAGEARIYRSNQMEQRIQELIDEGTLLIDTTEAVVGQVNGLSIYQLADYSFGRPSRVTVRTYLGRSGVINIEREVKLSGPIHDKGVLILTGFLGDRFAQDKPLSLAATICFEQSYSGVEGDSASSTELYALLSSLANVPIRQGIAVTGSVNQRGQIQPIGGANEKIEGFFAVCKNRGLDGTQGVIIPIQNVQNLMLKEEVVAAVRDQLFTIWAVASIDEGMEILTGVSAGVRQEDGSWTAESINARVDSRLRQMFETLKRAGDSKDKE; encoded by the coding sequence ATGACAATCCCAGTGGACAGTTGGAGAGTAGCGATTGAGGATTTATCCTGGCAGTGCGATCCGGCCCGCTTTGACTTTGAGACGACGGCCAACCTTCCTTGTCTTGAAGAGACCCTGGGTCAGGAACGGGCGCTGGCTGCCATCGACTTCGGTCTGGGAATGGAGGACAGCGGCTACAACATCTTTATCCTCGGTGAACCCGGGACGGGGCGTTCTTCAGCCATCCGTAAGATTCTTGGCCGGCGTGCTGTCTCTCAACCTGTCCCTGATGACTGGTGCTACGTTAATAATTTTCAGGACAACACCCGGCCGCTGCAAATCAATCTCTTAGCAGGGAATGGCCGTAAAATTCACCGCGATATGGAAAATCTCGTCGTGCGATTGGCGGAAGAGATTCCCAAGGTCTTTGAAAGTAAAGAATACGAAAAGCTCAAGAATGAAATAACCGGAGAATTTCAGGAAAAGAACCGGCGGCTTTTTCAGGAGATGGATGAATCGGCCAGTGAGCAGGGATTTATTCTGCAACGCTCGGTCAACGGCCTGGTTCTTGTGCCGGTGAGGGATGGCAATCCCCTGACGCAGCAGGATTTTGAAAATCTCACCGCCGAGGAGCGCAGTGATCTTGATGCCCGCGGGACAGTACTGCAGGGCCGTCTCAACGAAGTGCATCGGCAGGCGCGCGATCTTGAAAAAGAGCTGCGGCTCGCCATGTCTACCATGGAGAAAGCAGTGCTCCTTGCTTCGGTTGGCCACCTTTTTGAAGAACTGTGCGAGCGCTACGCCGCGTACCCGAAAGTGATCGATTATTTTGATAACTGTAAAAAGGATATTCTGGAGCGGATCGACGAGTTTCGTCCGAACGAAGAACCCGCCATCAAACTGCCCGGCTTCAAGTTCGGCAGCAATGAACGCCCGACTTTTGAGCGTTACAAGATCAATCTCCTCCTCGACAATCATGAGCAGCAGGGGGCGCCGGTTATCTATGAAGCGAATCCAACCTATTTCAATCTCTTCGGCCGGATCGATCACCTGATTGAAATGGGCAATGCCGTTACTAATTTCACCATGATCAAGGCTGGTGCCCTGCATCGCGCAAATGGTGGTTATCTCATCCTGGACTGCCGGGAACTTCTCCTTTCTCCCTTCTCCTACGATGCCCTGAAGCGGGCGATTCGCAATCGTGAGATCAAGATTGAAGATGTTACCGAGCAATATCGTTTTATTGCCACCGTGTCACTGAAACCGGAAGCAATTCCGCTGAATTGCAAAATCATCATTATCGGTACGCCGGAGCTTTACTATCTTCTCCATCACTACGATCCTGATTTCCGTAAGTTTTTCAAGACCAAAGCGGAATTTGACGGGCGGATGGACAATAGTCAGGAGAATGCCCGGCAGTATGCCTCCTTTGTCGCGGCAAAATGTTCAGAGGAAACGCTCCTCCCCTTTGCTGCCGATGGCGTGGCGCGCATTGTCGAATATTCTGTGCGGTTGATCGCCGATAAAAAGCGGCTCTCCTCCCGCTTTCTGGATATTGCCGACCTGATTCGGGAAGCCTCCTTCTTTGCCGGTCGCGACACCGCCGTAAGTGTTGCCCGCAAACATGTCGACCTTGCCGGTGAGGCGCGAATTTACCGCTCCAACCAGATGGAGCAGCGCATTCAGGAATTGATCGACGAAGGCACTCTGCTTATCGATACCACCGAGGCGGTGGTCGGGCAGGTAAATGGTTTGTCGATTTATCAACTCGCTGATTACTCTTTTGGCCGTCCTTCACGGGTGACGGTCCGTACTTATCTCGGGCGTAGCGGCGTGATAAATATCGAGCGGGAAGTCAAGCTTTCCGGACCGATTCACGATAAAGGGGTCTTGATTCTGACCGGATTTCTCGGGGACCGCTTTGCCCAGGATAAGCCCCTGTCGCTGGCCGCGACGATCTGTTTCGAGCAATCCTACAGTGGCGTCGAAGGGGACAGTGCTTCTTCTACAGAGCTTTACGCCCTCCTTTCCTCCTTGGCCAACGTGCCGATCCGGCAAGGGATTGCGGTTACCGGTTCGGTCAATCAGCGCGGCCAGATTCAGCCGATCGGCGGCGCCAATGAAAAGATCGAGGGATTCTTTGCTGTCTGCAAAAATCGCGGTCTTGACGGCACGCAAGGGGTGATCATCCCGATCCAGAACGTACAAAATCTCATGCTCAAGGAAGAGGTCGTGGCCGCCGTTCGTGATCAACTCTTTACGATCTGGGCTGTGGCCAGCATCGATGAGGGGATGGAGATCCTTACTGGCGTCAGCGCCGGGGTGCGTCAGGAGGATGGCAGCTGGACAGCCGAGAGTATCAATGCCAGGGTGGACAGCCGGTTGCGGCAAATGTTTGAAACGCTTAAACGGGCAGGGGACAGTAAAGATAAAGAATAA